Proteins from a single region of Oryza brachyantha chromosome 6, ObraRS2, whole genome shotgun sequence:
- the LOC102721087 gene encoding U-box domain-containing protein 6-like: MENNNDGAIRISQHNSNPKVHSSMCSELIMMLDKVSSILPSIEAAQPGCKAGIEELCNLYNIVDKGKLIIQNCIECSSLYLAITGEATTMRCERIRDQLRRSLFLIQNMVPSSLANQVADVHNDLADVKFVVDPEEEEAGKSILEMLRQTDATQEHELQTFLFAASKLNLTSPKAILIERRAIKKLLEKISGNDPKKEGILKFFQYLVRKYGKTIKSESNAKNEAVYVANGTPSTDLITSGTNTPHKCFSPTNSWTARCEDQNNFSRLSTPPELCCPLSMKLMYDPVIIASGETYERENIERWFSEGYDICPRTQIKLENFTITPNTCMKAVICNWCKDNELEFTALPEQFNSYSLSSLHNISAPLIAGTTREYMSDHSASSFALSGASYVSSPIRETEDSRTNSTQFFSNAYYQLYLSFSNFNKEMFLIFFYELSELPRELQAKAIRDFKSVLNGEYQIWRSMISNGFLEAFLEFLKNDSGRCTMEAQRTGIQFFLAFLRNSRTRIPSISEDAVRLIASFLNSEIKSEALQILHEVLQQPTCQKSGLMSSVVAPSVFLAWDSADTGCLELVLKIICELSSKKDVKSFLISSGIIPKLSPILSEGRFSECCLKILLNLSEGKQAADLIIRTDQCLSSISDYLDTGSSMEREHASGILLALCSRSIDDSVLVMKEGVIPALVDLSVNGTEAAKYSSIKLLQLLRDSRHSDQFGNSCSSEVAVNAAAENSSNGSICTQPISKSARYISRKLNIFSKPRSLTLV, encoded by the exons ATGGAGAATAACAATGATGGAGCTATTAGAATATCTCAGCATAATTCTAATCCCAAG GTTCACAGCTCAATGTGCAGTGAATTGATAATGATGTTAGATAAAGTCTCTTCTATTCTTCCGTCAATAGAAGCTGCTCAACCAGGATGTAAAGCGGGTATAGAGGAACTATGCAACCTGTACAACATAGTTGACAAAGGAAAACTTATAATCCAGAACTGCATTGAGTGCAGTAGTCTTTACTTG GCTATTACAGGGGAGGCAACTACAATGCGGTGTGAAAGGATAAGAGATCAATTGAGGCGAAGCTTGTTCCTTATTCAGAATATGGTCCCATCATCATTAGCTAATCAG GTGGCTGATGTTCATAATGATCTTGCGGATGTGAAATTTGTTGTTGATCCGGAAGAAGAGGAGGCTGGCAAATCCATTTTGGAGATGCTTCGGCAGACTGATGCAACCCAAGAACATGAACTCCAGACGTTCTTATTCGCAGCgtcaaagttaaatttgacGTCACCAAAAGCTATCTTAATCGAAAGACGAGCAATCAAGAAATTACTGGAAAAGATCAGTGGTAATGATCCCAAAAAGGAAGGGATACTCAAATTTTTCCAGTATCTTGTTAGGAAATATGGAAAGACTATCAAGTCTGAGAGTAATGCAAAGAATGAAGCTGTGTATGTTGCAAACGGAACTCCAAGTACAGACCTAATTACTAGTGGCACCAATACTCCACATAAATGCTTTTCACCTACAAACTCTTGGACTGCAAGATGTGAAGATCAGAATAATTTCTCAAGACTTTCTACTCCTCCAGAGTTGTGCTGCCCATTATCTATGAAGCTGATGTACGATCCTGTGATAATAGCATCTGGAGAAACCTATGAAAGAGAGAACATTGAGAGATGGTTCAGTGAGGGATATGATATTTGCCCTAGGACACAGATAAAGTTAGAAAATTTCACGATAACTCCAAATACTTGTATGAAGGCTGTTATCTGCAACTGGTGCAAAGATAATGAGCTTGAATTCACTGCTTTACCTGAGCAATTTAATAGTTACTCTCTTTCAAGTCTACACAATATCTCAGCACCTCTAATTGCTGGAACAACCAGAGAGTACATGTCTGATCACAGTGCTTCATCTTTTGCATTATCTGGGGCTAGCTATGTATCATCTCCAATACGGGAAACAGAGGATTCAAGGACTAATTCTACTCAGTTTTTTTCGAATGCTTATTATCAGTTGTATTTGTCCTTCAGCAACTTCAACAAGGAAatgtttctgatttttttttacgagcTGTCTGAGCTTCCAAGGGAACTGCAAGCGAAGGCTATCAGAGATTTCAAAAGTGTTCTCAATGGTGAATATCAAATTTGGCGTTCTATGATCTCCAATGGTTTTTTAGAAGCATTTCTTGAATTTCTTAAGAACGATAGTGGAAGATGCACAATGGAAGCTCAAAGAACTGGCATTCAGTTTTTTCTTGCTTTTCTCCGTAATAGCAG GACTCGAATTCCATCCATAAGTGAAGATGCAGTGCGTCTCATTGCTTCATTTCTTAATTCAGAGATAAAATCTGAAGCATTGCAGATACTCCATGAAGTGCTGCAGCAACCAACTTGTCAGAAATCTGGTCTCATGTCCTCTGTTGTTGCTCCATCGGTGTTTCTAGCTTGGGATAGTGCAGACACTGGGTGCCTAGAACTTGTTTTGAAGATTATCTGCGAGCTTTCATCCAAAAAAGATGTAAAATCTTTCCTAATATCGTCAGGGATAATACCGAAACTATCTCCAATACTCAGTGAAGGAAGATTCTCCGAGTGTTGCCTAAAGATTCTACTAAATTTAAGTGAAGGGAAACAAGCTGCAGATCTCATTATCAGGACAGATCAATGTCTCAGTTCTATTTCAGATTATCTGGACACAGGTAGCTCCATGGAACGGGAGCATGCGTCAGGTATCCTTCTTGCTCTATGCTCTCGCAGCATCGACGATTCTGTTCTTGTCATGAAGGAAGGTGTCATCCCTGCGCTGGTCGATTTGTCGGTGAATGGAACTGAGGCTGCAAAATATTCTTCAATCAAGCTGCTTCAACTTCTCAGGGACTCCAGGCACAGCGACCAGTTTGGCAATTCATGTTCAAGTGAGGTGGCTGTCAATGCTGCAGCTGAGAATTCGTCCAATGGCTCGATCTGCACGCAGCCTATATCGAAATCAGCTCGGTATATCTCAAGAAAGCTCAACATTTTCTCGAAACCTCGATCGCTGACCCTGGTCTGA